A genomic segment from Polyangium mundeleinium encodes:
- a CDS encoding serine/threonine protein kinase: MNTTDLFLSLTPHKVLEAVEDAGFPVNPLCYPLNSFENRVYEVELEDRSRLVAKFYRPGRWSPEQILEEHLFLADLAEAEVPVCLPRTLRGGGTLGTIDGISYCLFPRMGGRAPDEPDTDLLERLGMLAARIHNVGAARPAAHRVRLDADAFVRQNVAFLRDKGSIPARLLARYERAARTIADFVDEGIQGTAVHRIHGDLHLGNLLLRDGVLSVVDFDDMVVGPAVQDLWLLLPGEGVEARIALESFLEGYEVLRAFDRKSLRLATPLRGLRRVHYAAWIARRFHDPIFPRTFPHFGTEAYWEEETRDLEQIVQMITQERGGFEA; this comes from the coding sequence GACCTCTTCCTCTCGCTCACACCCCACAAAGTCCTCGAAGCCGTCGAGGATGCGGGCTTCCCCGTGAACCCGCTCTGCTACCCGCTGAACTCGTTCGAGAACCGCGTCTACGAGGTCGAGCTCGAAGACCGCTCCCGGCTCGTCGCGAAGTTCTATCGGCCGGGCCGCTGGAGCCCCGAGCAGATCCTCGAAGAGCACCTCTTCCTCGCGGATCTCGCCGAGGCCGAGGTCCCGGTGTGCCTCCCTCGAACGCTGCGCGGCGGCGGCACCCTCGGCACGATCGACGGCATCTCCTATTGCCTCTTCCCGCGCATGGGCGGCCGCGCCCCGGACGAACCTGACACCGACCTCCTCGAGCGCCTCGGCATGCTCGCCGCGCGGATCCACAACGTCGGCGCTGCGCGGCCGGCTGCGCATCGCGTCCGCCTCGACGCGGACGCGTTCGTCCGGCAGAACGTCGCCTTCCTCCGCGACAAGGGCTCGATCCCGGCGCGCCTCCTCGCGCGGTACGAGCGCGCCGCGCGCACGATCGCGGACTTCGTCGACGAGGGCATCCAAGGCACGGCCGTCCACCGCATTCACGGCGACCTGCACCTCGGGAACCTGCTCCTGCGCGACGGCGTGCTCTCCGTCGTCGATTTCGACGACATGGTCGTGGGCCCGGCCGTGCAGGATCTCTGGTTGCTCCTGCCCGGCGAGGGCGTCGAGGCGCGCATCGCCCTCGAAAGCTTCCTCGAAGGGTACGAGGTCCTCCGCGCATTTGATCGCAAGAGCTTGCGCCTCGCGACGCCGCTCCGTGGCCTGCGCCGCGTCCATTATGCGGCCTGGATCGCCCGCCGCTTCCACGACCCCATCTTCCCGCGCACGTTCCCCCATTTCGGCACCGAGGCGTACTGGGAGGAGGAGACGCGGGATCTCGAGCAGATCGTTCAAATGATCACCCAGGAGCGCGGGGGCTTCGAGGCATGA
- a CDS encoding ribonuclease H-like domain-containing protein has translation MTTYVVFDFEAILDAGNPLPEGADPDRVPAVSHLAIVSGATLAIVVEDEGVRVFPPRLLGGPNGGDEPAIVRDFVKRVGDKRPVLVSWNGRGFDLPLVLARAIRHGVVAPWLWNRDFEDRYRGQNHLDLQDAVSMRGAGRASRMASFACLCGWPGKIGVDGSDVEGLWASGEEGREAVRRYNLADVASEAAILLRLLVCRGDLSLHEYRDAARALLAHVDGDERLAVLRPAINREIFLLAAADAAEGEGPRESPTPEGEPAAHAFR, from the coding sequence ATGACCACGTACGTCGTCTTCGATTTCGAGGCCATCCTCGACGCGGGCAACCCGCTCCCCGAGGGCGCCGATCCGGATCGTGTACCCGCTGTCTCCCACCTCGCGATCGTCTCCGGCGCCACCCTGGCCATCGTCGTCGAGGACGAAGGGGTCCGCGTCTTCCCGCCGCGCCTGCTCGGCGGGCCGAATGGCGGCGACGAACCGGCGATCGTCCGTGATTTCGTCAAACGTGTCGGCGACAAGCGTCCCGTGCTCGTCTCGTGGAATGGCCGCGGCTTCGACCTGCCGCTCGTCCTCGCCCGCGCGATCCGCCACGGCGTCGTCGCGCCCTGGCTCTGGAACCGCGACTTTGAAGATCGTTATCGCGGGCAAAACCACCTCGATCTCCAGGACGCCGTCAGCATGCGCGGCGCCGGCCGCGCCTCGCGCATGGCCTCCTTCGCGTGCCTCTGCGGCTGGCCTGGCAAGATCGGCGTCGACGGCTCCGACGTCGAGGGCCTATGGGCGAGCGGCGAGGAGGGGCGCGAGGCCGTGCGCCGCTACAACCTCGCCGACGTCGCCTCCGAGGCCGCGATCCTTTTGCGCCTCCTCGTTTGCCGTGGCGATCTCTCGCTCCACGAATACCGCGACGCCGCCCGCGCGCTGCTCGCGCACGTCGACGGGGACGAACGCCTCGCCGTCCTGCGCCCCGCGATCAACCGTGAGATTTTCCTGCTTGCCGCCGCCGATGCTGCGGAAGGCGAGGGGCCGCGCGAGAGCCCGACTCCGGAAGGCGAGCCGGCCGCTCACGCCTTCCGATAA
- a CDS encoding POT-type proton-dependent oligopeptide transporter gives MTTEVSEEPRITTQNGKYPKSIPSIIGNEACERFSFYGMRNILTDFLIGYLLLDLVEKDRAGAAKEVFHIFVMGVYFFPLLGGWISDRFLGKYRTIFWLSLLYCVGHGCLAVFEGNKTGFYAGLFLIALGSGGIKPCVSSFVGDQFDQSNKHLARVVFEAFYWVINFGSFFASQLMPRALKHWGPAIAFGIPGILMFIATLIFWMGRKNYVVVPPSPADPHSFGSIAWTALQKGRGAGRVLAVLGALGFVGSFFLIPTLGFVASFCLALVVFLVLAGPGVMLSLEAARGTHPDEDVEGVRSVMKVLVVFALVTPFWSLFDQKASTWIIQGKAMVLPGWSILETASQMQAVNPLLVMLLIPFNNAVVYPLLRKIGANPTQLRRMTAGIAIAGVSWIVIGVLQRWIDAGEKVSILWQLVPYTILTIGEVLVSTTGLEFAYSQAPAKMKGTLMSFWSLSVTVGGLWVLLVNAGMKNERLTSAISEATGLSTTAFQMFFFAGFAFVFAFAFGAYAMRYKSVEHYRKA, from the coding sequence ATGACGACCGAAGTTTCGGAAGAGCCCCGGATCACCACCCAAAACGGCAAATACCCGAAGTCGATCCCGTCCATCATCGGAAATGAGGCGTGCGAGCGCTTCAGCTTCTACGGGATGCGGAACATCCTCACGGATTTCCTGATCGGGTATCTCTTGCTCGACCTCGTGGAGAAGGATCGGGCGGGGGCCGCGAAGGAGGTCTTCCACATCTTCGTGATGGGCGTCTATTTCTTCCCGCTGCTCGGCGGGTGGATCTCGGATCGCTTCCTCGGCAAATACCGCACGATTTTCTGGCTCTCGCTCCTCTACTGCGTGGGGCACGGCTGCCTCGCGGTCTTCGAGGGGAACAAGACGGGGTTTTACGCGGGCCTCTTCCTGATCGCGCTCGGCTCGGGCGGGATCAAGCCGTGCGTGTCGTCGTTCGTCGGCGACCAGTTCGACCAGTCGAACAAGCACCTGGCGCGCGTGGTGTTCGAGGCGTTTTACTGGGTGATCAACTTCGGCTCGTTTTTCGCATCGCAGCTCATGCCGAGGGCCCTCAAGCACTGGGGGCCGGCCATCGCGTTCGGGATCCCGGGCATCCTGATGTTCATCGCGACGCTCATCTTCTGGATGGGGCGCAAGAACTACGTCGTCGTCCCCCCCTCCCCCGCCGATCCCCATTCCTTCGGCAGCATCGCGTGGACGGCGCTGCAAAAGGGCCGCGGGGCGGGGCGCGTGCTCGCGGTCCTCGGCGCGCTCGGGTTCGTCGGCTCCTTCTTCCTCATTCCGACGCTCGGGTTCGTCGCTTCGTTTTGCCTCGCGCTCGTGGTCTTCCTCGTGCTCGCGGGCCCGGGCGTGATGCTCTCGCTCGAAGCGGCGCGCGGGACGCACCCGGACGAGGACGTCGAGGGCGTGCGCTCGGTGATGAAGGTGCTCGTGGTCTTCGCGCTGGTGACGCCGTTCTGGTCGCTCTTCGATCAAAAAGCCTCGACGTGGATCATCCAGGGCAAGGCGATGGTGCTGCCCGGGTGGAGCATTCTGGAGACGGCGTCGCAGATGCAGGCGGTGAACCCGCTGCTCGTGATGCTGCTCATTCCGTTCAACAATGCCGTCGTGTATCCGCTGCTCCGGAAGATCGGGGCGAATCCGACGCAGCTCCGGCGCATGACGGCGGGCATCGCGATCGCGGGCGTCTCGTGGATCGTGATCGGCGTGCTCCAGCGCTGGATCGACGCGGGGGAGAAGGTCTCGATCCTCTGGCAACTCGTGCCGTACACGATCCTCACGATCGGCGAGGTCCTCGTCTCGACGACGGGCCTCGAATTCGCTTATAGCCAGGCACCGGCGAAGATGAAGGGCACGCTGATGAGCTTCTGGTCGCTCTCGGTCACGGTCGGCGGGTTATGGGTGCTACTCGTGAACGCCGGCATGAAGAACGAGCGGCTCACGAGCGCCATCTCGGAAGCAACGGGTCTATCGACGACGGCGTTCCAGATGTTCTTCTTCGCGGGCTTCGCGTTCGTGTTCGCGTTCGCGTTCGGCGCGTATGCGATGCGGTACAAGAGCGTCGAGCATTATCGGAAGGCGTGA
- a CDS encoding adenylate/guanylate cyclase domain-containing protein — MAGAEKALVWLFGAGERQGGYPESFDAELAFQSWKILRVSGLICALAWLPYLRLDEALHPEIPSLFLLRLSLTMAGALAILFSLFPSAPRHASRALFALCLSLECATGLITGLTSGKSPYLGGFLFVLMLVPLAPLRRRYAWGMLGAAILVFWVTGKLAGMDFDGPERNYALQDLSAAVLVSGVFVHLSDRLRRQGWTKGSTIQHQSEEIARDKAKIDSLLCNILPAPIAGELAREGSVKPVFHEEATIVFADFVGFTAKAATMPPEALVATLDAYFCRFDAIADRSGVEKLKTIGDAYMAAAGLPAPTRTHAVDACLFALRIRRDVEGHDACFQGVRIGVHSGPVMAGMVGSKKFAYDVWGDTVNTASRMESSGELWRINVSRMTYDRVKDFFELTARGAVSVKGKGELDMYFLERILPALSRDEQGVEPNDVFWERYRALQSNVLVSGGDPRKDARRAR, encoded by the coding sequence ATGGCGGGCGCGGAGAAAGCCCTCGTGTGGCTCTTCGGCGCGGGGGAGCGCCAGGGCGGCTACCCGGAGTCGTTCGACGCCGAGCTTGCCTTTCAGTCGTGGAAGATCCTGCGGGTCTCGGGGCTCATCTGCGCGCTCGCTTGGCTGCCGTACTTGCGGCTCGACGAGGCGCTCCACCCCGAGATCCCTTCGCTCTTCCTCCTGCGCCTCAGCCTCACCATGGCGGGGGCCCTGGCGATCCTCTTTTCGCTCTTCCCTTCGGCGCCGCGCCATGCGAGCCGCGCGCTCTTCGCGCTCTGCTTGAGCCTCGAGTGCGCGACGGGGCTCATCACGGGGCTGACCAGCGGCAAAAGCCCTTACCTCGGCGGGTTCTTGTTCGTCCTCATGCTCGTGCCGCTCGCGCCGCTGCGGCGACGGTATGCGTGGGGCATGCTCGGCGCGGCGATTCTCGTCTTCTGGGTGACGGGCAAACTCGCGGGCATGGACTTCGACGGGCCCGAGCGCAACTACGCGCTCCAGGACCTCAGCGCCGCGGTCCTCGTCTCCGGGGTCTTCGTGCACCTCAGCGACCGGCTGCGGCGGCAAGGCTGGACCAAGGGGAGCACGATCCAGCATCAATCCGAGGAGATCGCGCGGGACAAGGCGAAGATCGACTCGCTGCTCTGCAACATCCTGCCCGCGCCCATCGCCGGCGAGCTTGCGCGCGAGGGCTCGGTCAAGCCTGTCTTCCACGAGGAGGCGACCATCGTATTCGCCGATTTCGTGGGCTTCACGGCGAAGGCCGCGACGATGCCGCCCGAGGCGCTCGTCGCCACGCTCGACGCGTATTTCTGCCGCTTCGACGCGATCGCGGATCGCTCGGGCGTGGAGAAGCTGAAGACCATCGGCGACGCGTACATGGCCGCGGCGGGACTGCCGGCGCCGACACGAACGCACGCCGTTGATGCTTGCCTGTTTGCGCTCCGGATCCGGCGCGACGTCGAGGGTCATGACGCGTGTTTCCAGGGCGTGCGTATCGGCGTGCACTCGGGGCCGGTCATGGCTGGCATGGTCGGCTCGAAGAAGTTTGCCTACGACGTGTGGGGCGACACGGTGAACACGGCGAGCCGCATGGAGTCGTCGGGGGAGCTTTGGCGCATCAACGTCTCGCGCATGACGTACGACCGGGTGAAGGACTTTTTCGAGCTCACGGCGCGCGGGGCGGTGTCGGTCAAGGGCAAGGGCGAGCTCGACATGTATTTCCTGGAGCGCATCCTGCCGGCGCTCAGCCGGGACGAACAGGGCGTCGAGCCGAACGACGTGTTCTGGGAGCGCTACCGCGCGCTGCAATCGAATGTGCTTGTCTCGGGCGGCGATCCCCGGAAGGATGCACGCCGCGCACGATGA
- a CDS encoding AgmX/PglI C-terminal domain-containing protein encodes MAPSRLAFAASAALLVACAAEPPPPPKAAAPVETRAEAPRPAAQAQSEIGGLNEEAVERSFGKMQDSIQSCFAKGAAKVSALGGHFKMKLRIDPQGVVKWVYLGETTLGDRDTEKCLLDAARAKSWPLPVGGDGLAEKSFDLDPSQAPKDLDPAKHKMAIALAAKETTKCRKRGTWGTVFGVTTYLRVDGRPIAVGIAPPNEKGEEVVDCMVKIIQKIKFSGTGRKIGKLVFDLR; translated from the coding sequence GTGGCACCGTCGCGCCTCGCCTTCGCCGCCTCCGCTGCGCTCCTCGTCGCCTGCGCGGCCGAACCGCCTCCGCCCCCGAAGGCGGCCGCGCCCGTGGAGACGCGCGCCGAGGCGCCACGCCCCGCGGCGCAGGCGCAATCGGAGATCGGGGGCCTCAACGAGGAGGCCGTGGAGCGCTCGTTCGGCAAGATGCAGGACTCGATTCAGTCTTGTTTTGCCAAGGGCGCTGCGAAGGTGAGCGCGCTCGGCGGGCATTTCAAGATGAAGCTCCGCATCGATCCGCAGGGCGTGGTGAAGTGGGTGTACCTCGGCGAGACCACGCTCGGCGATCGGGACACCGAAAAATGCCTGCTCGACGCGGCCCGCGCGAAGAGCTGGCCCTTGCCCGTCGGCGGCGATGGGCTCGCGGAGAAATCGTTCGACCTCGATCCTTCCCAGGCGCCGAAGGATCTCGATCCGGCGAAGCACAAGATGGCCATCGCGCTCGCCGCCAAGGAGACCACGAAATGCCGCAAGCGTGGCACCTGGGGCACGGTCTTCGGGGTCACGACGTACCTGCGTGTCGATGGACGGCCGATCGCCGTGGGGATTGCCCCGCCAAACGAGAAAGGCGAGGAGGTCGTCGATTGCATGGTGAAGATCATCCAGAAGATCAAGTTCAGCGGGACGGGCCGAAAGATCGGAAAGCTCGTGTTCGACCTCCGCTGA
- a CDS encoding DUF4403 family protein yields MSRTSLAVLVAAVVASAGCGAGTPVYPPRPPATPGEPVSDPVPSRVVVHATITGAHLQRELETAVPRTGEGTFPMLGNERRYTWNRGGITVRFNQGRIALDLHVDANAEMPIGSLDVPLEFSILAEPVVTSEYKAKLQSLEVTVKSDDRVIKAADAAADILGKVKAAVKEKLEAFEYDLYPTLAEAHGRLSRPIELPLGDANGCAALQVVSVEAGPTVLAGGFEKDLALVVAPSVTIPCAPPNPDAKLPPLANVATLQPGPFTVTVPIVAKYDELAKAMGLVFTDGKFFFSKEHPKLYMEKPEIYAAKDQLVLKLHIAGHVDNPVSLDLDGDLFMTGHPTVVDNELRIPDLEPTIETKSFLFKLKASMDGDKIRDQARDALRLDIGERLKAVRDKLSNDISFASGQGCMKAQVHKIEVSSVHVHGTYMRVYVTTNAIASVYMPCP; encoded by the coding sequence ATGTCGCGAACCTCGCTCGCCGTCCTCGTCGCCGCCGTCGTCGCCTCTGCCGGGTGCGGCGCGGGCACGCCGGTGTATCCGCCTCGCCCGCCGGCCACGCCTGGCGAGCCCGTCTCCGATCCCGTCCCCTCGCGTGTCGTCGTGCACGCGACGATCACGGGGGCCCACCTCCAGCGTGAGCTCGAAACGGCCGTCCCGCGCACGGGGGAGGGCACGTTCCCGATGCTCGGCAACGAGCGCAGGTACACGTGGAACCGCGGGGGCATCACGGTGCGCTTCAACCAGGGCCGCATCGCGCTCGACCTGCACGTCGATGCGAACGCGGAGATGCCCATTGGCAGCCTCGACGTCCCGCTCGAGTTCTCGATCCTCGCCGAGCCTGTGGTCACGAGCGAGTACAAGGCGAAGCTGCAATCCCTCGAGGTCACCGTGAAGAGCGACGACCGCGTGATCAAGGCCGCGGACGCGGCGGCCGACATCCTCGGCAAGGTCAAGGCGGCGGTGAAGGAGAAGCTCGAGGCGTTCGAGTACGACCTCTATCCGACGCTCGCCGAGGCCCATGGCCGCCTGTCGCGCCCCATCGAGCTTCCGCTCGGCGACGCGAACGGCTGCGCGGCGCTCCAGGTCGTCTCCGTCGAGGCGGGGCCGACGGTCCTCGCGGGTGGCTTCGAAAAAGACCTCGCGCTCGTCGTCGCGCCTTCGGTCACGATCCCCTGCGCGCCGCCGAACCCCGACGCGAAGCTGCCGCCGCTCGCCAACGTCGCCACGCTCCAGCCGGGCCCGTTCACGGTGACGGTGCCGATCGTCGCGAAGTACGACGAGCTCGCGAAGGCGATGGGCCTCGTGTTCACCGACGGGAAGTTCTTCTTCTCGAAGGAGCACCCGAAGCTCTACATGGAGAAGCCCGAGATCTACGCCGCGAAGGATCAACTCGTGCTCAAGCTCCACATCGCTGGGCACGTCGACAACCCCGTCAGCCTGGACCTCGACGGCGACCTCTTCATGACCGGCCACCCGACGGTCGTGGACAACGAGCTGCGCATCCCGGACCTCGAACCGACCATCGAGACGAAGAGCTTCCTCTTCAAGCTCAAGGCCTCGATGGACGGGGACAAGATCCGCGATCAGGCGCGTGATGCGCTGCGGCTCGACATCGGCGAGCGCCTCAAGGCGGTGCGCGACAAGCTCTCGAACGACATCTCGTTCGCGAGCGGCCAGGGCTGCATGAAGGCCCAGGTGCACAAGATCGAGGTCAGCAGCGTCCACGTGCACGGCACGTACATGCGCGTCTACGTGACCACGAACGCGATCGCGTCGGTCTACATGCCCTGTCCGTAG
- a CDS encoding M1 family metallopeptidase encodes MKHLFTLAWASLPLLLLAGCGDGSGEGPEPGPIPVAPTQNLDRDILSTALALDVTALTGEATIVLAPAEKPGASFEVDGLVIQSVEDTSGRLEYAVQEGRLDVGVKASAENTTLQIKYAYTTQKNFDGYLAEGVSFLWPRFCGNLFPCKSVPSEGVSFEMALAGVPSGKQAVFPAEIPADAPTYMPAFALGVYTYVALGTTTAGTKVGVYHLPGEEAAATEGTKDLAAVFDWFETTYGAYSFGGAVASVSADWGPGAYGGMEHHPYWHVARDAMNDPEVHAHEAAHGWFGNGVRISCWEDFVLSEGTASYLAARGLEAVGGQAVGEKIWSDYQTRLDDVIQDEDTVLMLDTCNTIDLIVHPLWSNVTYMKGAFFYRAVEAQVGRDKLDAALAKFYGTFKNRAARMQDMIDTIEAETGADISVHVEGWLKGLGKP; translated from the coding sequence ATGAAGCACCTCTTCACGCTCGCTTGGGCCTCGCTCCCCCTGCTCCTCCTCGCCGGCTGCGGCGACGGCAGCGGAGAGGGGCCGGAGCCCGGTCCCATCCCCGTCGCGCCAACGCAAAACCTCGACCGCGATATCCTCTCGACCGCGCTCGCCCTCGACGTCACGGCGCTGACCGGCGAGGCCACGATCGTGCTCGCGCCCGCGGAAAAGCCGGGCGCCTCGTTCGAGGTGGACGGGCTCGTGATCCAAAGCGTCGAGGATACGAGCGGGCGGCTCGAATATGCGGTCCAGGAGGGAAGGCTCGACGTGGGCGTGAAGGCGAGCGCGGAGAACACCACGCTCCAGATCAAGTACGCATACACCACGCAGAAGAACTTCGACGGGTATCTCGCCGAGGGCGTGAGTTTCCTGTGGCCGCGCTTCTGCGGAAACCTCTTTCCGTGTAAATCCGTGCCCTCGGAGGGCGTGAGCTTCGAGATGGCGCTCGCGGGCGTGCCCTCGGGCAAGCAGGCCGTCTTCCCGGCCGAGATCCCGGCCGACGCGCCCACGTACATGCCAGCCTTCGCGCTCGGCGTATACACGTACGTCGCGCTCGGTACGACCACGGCAGGCACGAAGGTGGGCGTTTATCACCTGCCCGGGGAGGAGGCGGCCGCGACCGAAGGGACGAAGGATCTCGCGGCTGTCTTCGATTGGTTCGAGACGACCTATGGGGCGTATTCGTTCGGCGGCGCGGTCGCGTCGGTCTCGGCGGACTGGGGTCCGGGCGCCTACGGCGGCATGGAGCACCACCCGTACTGGCATGTCGCGCGCGACGCGATGAACGATCCGGAGGTGCACGCGCACGAGGCCGCGCACGGCTGGTTCGGCAATGGCGTGCGAATCTCTTGCTGGGAGGATTTCGTGCTCTCCGAGGGCACGGCCTCCTACCTCGCGGCGCGCGGGCTGGAGGCCGTGGGCGGGCAGGCCGTGGGCGAGAAGATCTGGAGCGATTACCAGACGAGGCTCGACGACGTGATCCAGGACGAGGACACGGTCCTCATGCTGGACACGTGCAATACGATCGACCTCATCGTGCATCCCTTGTGGTCGAACGTCACCTACATGAAAGGCGCGTTCTTCTACCGGGCCGTGGAAGCCCAGGTCGGCCGGGACAAGCTCGACGCGGCGCTCGCGAAGTTTTACGGGACGTTCAAGAACCGCGCGGCCCGCATGCAGGACATGATCGATACGATCGAGGCCGAGACGGGCGCGGACATCTCCGTGCACGTCGAAGGCTGGCTCAAGGGGCTCGGAAAGCCCTGA
- a CDS encoding helix-turn-helix domain-containing protein, with protein sequence MTHPLLTALGARVRELRLDRKMSLADLAETSGVGKGALSSIENGRVNVTIATCVRIAMGLGIGVEDMIPKGSSIQNRR encoded by the coding sequence ATGACCCATCCGCTTCTCACAGCCCTCGGCGCGCGCGTGCGGGAGCTGCGCCTCGACCGAAAGATGTCGCTGGCCGACCTGGCCGAGACGAGCGGCGTCGGAAAGGGCGCCCTGTCCAGCATCGAGAATGGGCGCGTCAACGTCACGATCGCGACATGCGTCCGGATCGCCATGGGTCTTGGGATCGGGGTCGAGGACATGATCCCGAAGGGTTCGAGCATCCAGAATCGGAGGTAA
- a CDS encoding alpha/beta hydrolase, with product MARSLVLAAALLTAGCHSASQTPQSSSLPAAAPVSAAVPSKPREIVVERGTVKSENGTDVPYELGTLIVPENRRNPGSRLIGVGFARIKAPRSTGAPPVFWLPGGPGLSVLGALTDDDAAAKSRLRSWLTFGAVGDLVVIEQRGYTRRGEMLEAMSEGLPLDQPGSARADTEAMRALAKAAIAANPDKDLSGYDIGELAADVDDLRRALGYDKISLFGGSFGSQWSFAVMRLHPDIVARAVLSGVEPLNNGYDMPSHVFAALQRIANDADRDPGLAPYLPAGGVMEAVRVLRRRFAEKSVHLQVKDEAGREHTVVLGAEDLQLALQSHTQEGEQWPAFILSLYHGHYEAWAREVFEDRKASKTKLIGPLVDSSLGVTAARERELRTDPAVEMLGTWNFESNIASAPDWPTRDMGDALREPVESPIPVVFVHGDWDTSTPVENTLGLKPYFPNGHAIVVHRAGHDGTFYQLRGEPAVKQAVYEFLKTGKKEELPAEVTLPLPKFEVPPFAPPARDVKAGAGRK from the coding sequence ATGGCCCGCTCCCTCGTCCTCGCCGCCGCCCTGCTCACGGCTGGCTGCCATTCCGCAAGCCAGACGCCCCAATCCTCGTCCTTGCCGGCCGCGGCGCCGGTATCCGCGGCGGTCCCCTCGAAGCCCCGTGAGATCGTCGTGGAGCGGGGGACCGTCAAGAGTGAGAACGGCACCGATGTGCCGTACGAGCTCGGCACGTTGATCGTGCCCGAGAACAGGCGAAACCCCGGCAGCCGTTTGATTGGCGTCGGGTTTGCCCGCATCAAGGCGCCGCGTTCCACCGGCGCGCCGCCTGTCTTCTGGTTGCCGGGAGGCCCCGGTCTGAGCGTGCTCGGCGCGCTCACCGACGACGACGCGGCCGCGAAGAGCCGATTGCGATCCTGGCTGACCTTCGGGGCCGTGGGGGACCTGGTCGTGATCGAGCAGCGCGGGTATACACGCCGGGGCGAAATGCTCGAAGCGATGAGCGAAGGCTTGCCCTTGGATCAGCCCGGTTCGGCGCGCGCGGATACCGAGGCCATGCGGGCCTTGGCCAAGGCGGCGATTGCGGCGAACCCCGACAAGGACCTTTCGGGCTACGACATCGGCGAGCTCGCCGCCGATGTGGACGATCTTCGCCGGGCGCTCGGGTATGACAAGATCAGCCTGTTCGGAGGGAGCTTCGGCTCCCAGTGGAGCTTCGCGGTGATGCGACTCCATCCCGACATCGTCGCGCGCGCGGTGCTCTCGGGCGTGGAGCCGTTGAACAACGGCTATGACATGCCCTCGCACGTGTTCGCGGCGCTGCAGCGTATCGCGAACGACGCCGACCGGGATCCTGGGCTCGCCCCCTATCTACCCGCGGGCGGCGTCATGGAAGCCGTGCGCGTGCTGCGTCGGCGTTTCGCCGAGAAATCGGTGCACCTGCAGGTCAAGGACGAGGCCGGTCGAGAGCACACGGTGGTTCTCGGGGCGGAAGACCTGCAGCTCGCCCTGCAGTCGCATACGCAGGAAGGCGAGCAATGGCCTGCGTTCATCTTGTCGCTTTATCACGGGCACTACGAGGCCTGGGCACGCGAGGTCTTCGAAGATCGAAAAGCGAGCAAGACGAAGCTCATCGGACCCCTGGTCGACAGCAGCCTGGGCGTCACGGCCGCGCGCGAACGAGAGCTGCGGACCGATCCGGCCGTCGAGATGCTGGGCACATGGAACTTCGAATCGAACATCGCTTCCGCGCCCGATTGGCCTACCCGCGACATGGGCGACGCGCTACGTGAGCCGGTCGAGAGCCCGATCCCGGTCGTGTTCGTGCATGGGGATTGGGATACCTCGACGCCGGTCGAAAATACCCTGGGCCTCAAGCCTTACTTTCCGAACGGCCATGCGATCGTCGTCCATCGCGCCGGCCACGACGGCACGTTTTATCAGCTTCGCGGGGAGCCGGCGGTGAAGCAGGCGGTGTATGAATTCCTCAAAACAGGCAAGAAGGAGGAACTCCCCGCCGAAGTGACGTTGCCGCTCCCCAAGTTCGAGGTGCCGCCGTTTGCGCCCCCGGCGCGCGACGTGAAAGCGGGAGCGGGGCGCAAATAG